Proteins encoded in a region of the Antedon mediterranea chromosome 2, ecAntMedi1.1, whole genome shotgun sequence genome:
- the LOC140039671 gene encoding uncharacterized protein, producing MVDFCDLLGAFSQEQTLKNFKQVVSNGIASIWKENLLTDVVIRTRDGEEFPCHRLLLASTSCYFRAMFISDYQESLNGVVNFYTIDSDSLRTVLNFLYTGSLTISNETIFKLLETADFLQIQSIIDLCVSELKKHISKETCVPLLMFSLRSNSFSDLKEFALKTLLNNFKDFVNTSSFPLLPKEIIFEILRSSKLRVNSERLVFDAILSWTYSDSKRLVDICEFLDLVQFDKITLKCIEDIIIPQVKKLESDSGINFSQAGTMERILNAQMSLKTHTFTKNRLSTAARLRRENVLVFVNTSGDSATAFKIDFMNHYKDDSLGTIDTIGTCSLDICACRNRPIVLDDYLMMHSRGCLVKYRYNLKTKHQMETIRRPPGVQQKRKYLHSPNALSRTTRGSSCVELNGLIYCVGGQRGFMNQCLGYDPNGDEWNVCEGFNHPSTNPSLVSGKNAFYIIRQKDAGSDDRYRQTDVTLIGYSPVNEKMLPHISFTIEGDPDSSRKLTIHEHTVYVGHDGNITKFDTASKEHQTVQFNGEVLFISPQVCEERVYAVIVKNRMEPVLELFVEDPEHNMTWTRLLQKPLPSFHTGISVTASSSQ from the coding sequence ATGGTCGATTTTTGTGATTTACTGGGTGCTTTCTCCCAAGAGCAAACACTCAAGAACTTCAAACAGGTTGTCAGCAATGGAATTGCATCAATTTGGAAAGAAAATCTATTGACTGACGTTGTAATTAGGACCAGAGATGGGGAAGAGTTCCCGTGCCATCGACTTTTATTAGCTTCAACAAGTTGTTATTTCCGAGCCATGTTTATCAGCGATTATCAGGAATCGTTGAATGGTGTTGTCAACTTCTACACTATCGACAGTGACAGTTTGCGAACCGTATTAAACTTTTTGTACACAGGATCGTTGACCATTTCAAACGAAACTATTTTCAAATTGTTGGAAACTGCAGATTTCTTACAAATTCAGTCTATTATCGATTTATGTGTTTCCGAATTGAAGAAACACATTAGCAAGGAAACGTGTGTACCTCtattaatgttttcacttcGTAGCAATAGTTTCAGTGATCTAAAAGAATTTGCGTTGAAAACATTGTTGAACAATTTCAAAGACTTCGTCAACACAAGCTCGTTTCCTCTACTTCCAAAGGAAATCATCTTTGAAATATTACGCAGCAGTAAATTGAGGGTAAATTCTGAAAGGCTGGTCTTTGATGCCATTTTATCTTGGACTTACAGCGATTCAAAACGTTTAGTTGACATCTGCGAGTTCTTGGATCTAGTGCAATTCGATAAAATTACTCTGAAATGTATTGAGGATATTATAATTCCTCAAGTAAAGAAACTTGAATCTGACTCAGGTATTAATTTTTCTCAGGCTGGAACAATGGAGCGGATTTTAAATGCTCAGATGTCGTTAAAGACACACACGTTTACAAAGAATCGTTTGAGTACTGCTGCCCGGTTGAGGCGTGAAAACGTTCTAGTCTTTGTGAATACATCTGGAGACTCAGCAACTGCTTTTAAAATTGATTTCATGAATCACTATAAAGATGACTCACTCGGTACTATTGACACAATTGGTACATGTTCTCTGGATATATGTGCGTGTCGAAATAGACCGATTGTACTAGACGATTACTTAATGATGCACTCAAGAGGATGCCTGGTAAAGTACCGGTATAACTTAAAAACGAAACACCAAATGGAAACAATTCGAAGACCTCCTGGTGTGCAACAAAAGCGGAAGTACCTTCACAGTCCTAACGCGCTATCAAGGACCACCAGAGGAAGTTCATGTGTTGAGCTCAATGGCCTAATTTATTGTGTTGGTGGTCAAAGAGGTTTCATGAACCAATGTCTCGGTTACGATCCTAATGGTGATGAATGGAATGTTTGTGAAGGATTCAATCACCCGTCAACAAATCCTTCTCTTGTCAGTGGTAAAAACGCATTTTATATTATTCGACAAAAAGACGCAGGGTCTGATGATAGATACCGTCAGACGGATGTAACACTTATAGGGTACTCGCCTGTAAATGAGAAAATGCTTCCACACATATCATTTACTATTGAAGGGGACCCGGATTCATCAAGAAAACTGACAATACACGAACACACTGTATATGTAGGACATGATGGAAACATAACCAAATTTGACACCGCTTCAAAAGAACACCAAACCGTGCAATTCAATGGTGAGGTTTTGTTCATTTCTCCTCAAGTGTGTGAAGAGAGAGTATACGCGGTAATAGTGAAGAATAGAATGGAACCTGTCCTGGAATTGTTCGTTGAAGATCCTGAGCATAATATGACGTGGACCCGTTTGTTACAAAAGCCTCTTCCTTCATTTCACACTGGAATCAGCGTTACTGCTTCTTCATCTCAATAA